Proteins from a genomic interval of Moorena sp. SIOASIH:
- a CDS encoding DUF1822 family protein, whose product MTSTIKSYIKPLTFRVPLALAAHRRAKEFQQHQANLTKAKQVYFNTLAVYAVNFYLRCMGFETNLEESDSWNPVMQTLMDVADLTVKNHGKLECRLVLPEAKCVKVPAAVWQERIGYVGVELDQALQEATLVGFADKVVTEEFPVNQLRTLKELPRHIREYRQSPQSQVRAKQWSHSHALKPKVFCPDTSPSNTMQKHHTQQQQPQNQTPVVRLSQWLDNSFEADWKTVETILQPAPEPMLDFRSFPFDQPSKGLHTTVGVKRGKLLGSEIAWGAEKVALFVELHPTDSPKMTIFIELFPACGGDRLPKNLKIMVLDHEGIAVIQTQARETENIKLQVSGEPGERFSIKLVLNDVSIIENFLI is encoded by the coding sequence ATGACCTCTACCATTAAGTCGTACATTAAACCGTTAACCTTTAGAGTTCCGCTAGCTTTAGCAGCACATCGCAGAGCAAAGGAATTTCAACAGCACCAAGCTAATCTGACTAAAGCGAAACAGGTTTATTTCAATACTCTGGCAGTGTATGCAGTTAACTTTTACTTGCGGTGTATGGGATTTGAGACAAACTTAGAGGAAAGCGACAGTTGGAACCCAGTGATGCAAACCCTGATGGATGTTGCGGATCTGACGGTTAAAAATCATGGTAAGTTGGAGTGTAGACTTGTTTTACCTGAGGCTAAGTGTGTCAAAGTTCCAGCAGCAGTTTGGCAGGAACGAATTGGTTATGTGGGGGTGGAGCTTGATCAAGCATTGCAGGAGGCAACTCTGGTAGGATTTGCTGATAAAGTGGTAACAGAAGAATTCCCCGTGAACCAATTGCGAACCCTGAAAGAGTTACCGCGACACATTAGAGAGTATCGGCAATCTCCCCAATCCCAGGTACGGGCAAAGCAGTGGAGCCATAGTCATGCTCTCAAACCCAAGGTCTTCTGTCCCGATACTTCACCGTCGAACACTATGCAAAAACACCATACCCAACAACAGCAACCACAAAACCAGACACCAGTTGTGCGATTAAGCCAGTGGTTAGACAATAGTTTTGAGGCAGATTGGAAGACTGTGGAAACTATCTTACAGCCAGCACCGGAGCCAATGCTTGATTTCAGAAGTTTCCCCTTTGACCAACCTAGTAAAGGATTGCATACCACCGTGGGAGTAAAACGAGGTAAGCTACTCGGTTCGGAAATTGCCTGGGGTGCCGAGAAGGTGGCTTTATTTGTGGAGCTACATCCAACGGATTCACCCAAAATGACTATATTCATTGAACTTTTTCCTGCTTGTGGTGGAGACCGTCTTCCCAAGAATCTAAAGATTATGGTGCTTGATCACGAGGGAATTGCGGTGATTCAAACCCAAGCCAGAGAGACGGAAAATATTAAGTTGCAAGTAAGTGGTGAACCGGGAGAACGTTTTAGCATTAAGTTAGTTTTGAATGATGTTAGTATTATCGAAAATTTTTTAATCTGA
- a CDS encoding HlyD family efflux transporter periplasmic adaptor subunit — protein sequence MLNLRNPGQTVRSGEEIAQILPGDAPLKVKAVVSPSDIGKLAEGQKVHMGVSACPYPDYGTLKGVVSQISEDTIKPQSNGARAMVSSALSQKGRAATAFYEVTISPESHVLGKGKNQCSLQLGMEGRADIISREETVLRLLLRKARLVTDL from the coding sequence ATGCTAAATTTGCGGAACCCTGGTCAAACTGTGCGCTCTGGAGAGGAAATTGCCCAAATTCTTCCCGGTGATGCACCCTTGAAGGTAAAGGCAGTGGTGTCACCAAGCGATATTGGCAAGTTGGCAGAAGGTCAAAAGGTTCACATGGGCGTATCTGCCTGTCCTTATCCAGATTATGGTACCCTCAAGGGTGTAGTCAGCCAAATTTCCGAAGATACTATTAAACCCCAAAGTAATGGTGCTAGAGCAATGGTTTCTAGTGCTTTAAGCCAGAAGGGGCGTGCCGCTACTGCTTTCTACGAGGTGACGATCTCGCCAGAAAGCCATGTGCTCGGTAAAGGCAAAAACCAGTGTTCCCTTCAATTGGGAATGGAGGGCAGAGCCGATATTATTTCTAGAGAAGAGACTGTGCTAAGACTCCTGCTCAGGAAGGCAAGGCTAGTCACAGACTTGTAA
- a CDS encoding DUF928 domain-containing protein, giving the protein MMLTKLFRLKYLFASNLVFVGWISCFLVSRVEADQSISLGQVPQAPIYYIQPNPKPPDNGTPSAPHGTGTRGDCLYKPELPLLTPLVGGYNFDLTVSDYPTFWIYLPYTSEDAPSGEFSLQDEDGENDLYQTSFNLPDKPGIVSITLPKTEKPLEVGKTYRWNLEINCPSTELSNQFPTPASVTGLVRRIAQSQDLERELNGAKTPLERIAAYGKHHIWYDTLTELAKLRLQEPQNTTLESAWIQLLSDQSFGETISKTNLLGNLQ; this is encoded by the coding sequence ATGATGTTAACTAAATTATTTCGGCTTAAATACCTATTTGCCTCTAATTTAGTCTTTGTTGGCTGGATCAGCTGTTTCTTGGTCTCCCGAGTAGAGGCTGATCAATCCATCAGTCTTGGGCAAGTACCACAAGCACCAATTTACTATATCCAACCCAATCCCAAACCCCCAGACAATGGGACTCCTTCTGCTCCCCACGGTACTGGAACCCGTGGTGATTGCCTATACAAGCCGGAGCTTCCACTACTGACTCCTTTAGTAGGTGGTTATAATTTTGATTTAACGGTTAGTGATTATCCAACCTTTTGGATATATCTACCTTACACCTCAGAGGATGCACCGTCGGGAGAATTTTCTTTACAGGATGAGGATGGGGAAAACGATCTTTACCAAACATCTTTCAACCTACCAGACAAGCCAGGCATTGTTAGTATTACGCTTCCTAAGACAGAAAAGCCCTTGGAAGTTGGTAAAACCTATCGCTGGAATCTAGAGATAAATTGCCCTTCTACGGAATTGTCCAATCAATTCCCAACTCCAGCGTCTGTCACAGGACTAGTTCGCCGAATTGCCCAGTCTCAAGACCTAGAAAGGGAGTTAAATGGGGCCAAAACTCCTCTAGAGAGAATTGCAGCTTATGGTAAGCATCACATATGGTATGACACCCTAACTGAGCTAGCTAAATTACGGCTGCAAGAGCCCCAAAATACGACTCTTGAAAGCGCTTGGATTCAGCTATTGAGTGATCAAAGTTTCGGAGAAACGATATCTAAAACAAACCTTTTGGGTAACCTTCAGTAA
- the iscB gene encoding RNA-guided endonuclease IscB, translated as MQNYAFVIDTNKQPLNPISPKKARRLLDKGKAAVFRMYPFTIILKTAVENSTISPCKIKIDPGSKFTGFALVQNHQVIWAMELEHRGGLIKKKLEARSAVRRGRRNRHTRYRKPRFLNRRRSEGWLGPSLEHRVLTIETWVKRLIKFCPIHEIWVERVKFDTQKMQNPEITGAEYQQGELAGYEVREYLLEKWGRECAYCGKKSVPLHIEHIHPKSFGGSDRVSNLCLACEKCNQRKGNKPIEEFLKKKPSLLQKIKNKALSPLRDATAVNMTRNKVVKVLKKILPVVTGTGAMTKYNRIRLGFSKEHWIDAACVGDIETLVLRTSQPLLVTCKGQGGRQKAALNKYGYPIRHNPLKPIKGWATGDIAKHQKLGIGKVTPRSKGSFGFTPLGTKGYKSCKPQDISVIHRKDGYTYSFC; from the coding sequence ATGCAAAATTACGCATTTGTCATTGATACAAACAAACAACCATTAAACCCGATATCCCCTAAGAAAGCACGCCGGTTGTTAGACAAGGGTAAGGCGGCTGTTTTTAGGATGTATCCATTTACAATCATCTTGAAAACTGCGGTCGAGAATTCAACTATCTCACCTTGTAAAATCAAGATTGATCCTGGCAGTAAGTTCACTGGATTTGCTCTAGTTCAAAATCACCAAGTTATTTGGGCAATGGAGTTAGAGCACAGGGGAGGACTAATCAAGAAAAAACTAGAGGCGAGAAGCGCTGTCAGACGTGGGAGACGTAATCGTCACACTCGCTACAGAAAGCCTAGATTCCTTAATCGTAGGCGTTCAGAGGGCTGGCTTGGTCCCAGCCTAGAGCATAGGGTGTTAACCATTGAAACATGGGTTAAACGGCTGATTAAATTTTGCCCAATCCATGAAATTTGGGTCGAAAGAGTTAAGTTTGATACCCAAAAAATGCAGAATCCTGAAATTACTGGAGCTGAATATCAACAGGGCGAGCTGGCTGGCTACGAAGTTAGAGAGTACTTACTAGAAAAATGGGGGAGGGAGTGCGCCTACTGCGGTAAAAAATCCGTCCCATTACACATCGAACACATTCATCCAAAGTCATTTGGAGGAAGCGATCGCGTAAGTAATCTTTGTCTAGCTTGCGAAAAATGCAATCAACGAAAAGGGAATAAGCCTATAGAAGAATTCCTAAAAAAGAAACCAAGCCTACTACAAAAAATAAAAAACAAGGCGCTTTCGCCATTAAGGGATGCCACCGCAGTAAATATGACTCGGAACAAGGTAGTAAAGGTGCTCAAGAAAATTTTGCCTGTGGTTACTGGTACGGGTGCTATGACCAAGTACAACCGAATCAGGTTGGGCTTCTCCAAAGAGCACTGGATTGATGCGGCTTGCGTCGGTGACATTGAAACCTTAGTGTTGAGAACCTCTCAACCACTGTTAGTTACCTGCAAAGGACAAGGAGGAAGACAGAAAGCAGCACTCAATAAATATGGCTATCCAATTAGGCATAACCCATTGAAGCCGATTAAAGGTTGGGCTACTGGCGACATCGCCAAACACCAGAAACTAGGGATAGGTAAAGTAACTCCCAGAAGCAAAGGAAGTTTCGGATTTACTCCACTAGGAACAAAAGGCTACAAGAGTTGCAAACCTCAAGACATATCAGTCATACACAGGAAGGATGGATATACTTACAGTTTTTGCTAG
- a CDS encoding CHAT domain-containing protein — translation MKRLIQFILMTLLGLILSRGVHALPFSAGHQHSVISTQPSALSDQHSTISTDLLALNNSEQNATVSKTQQQAGSTKHYLLLEKGKQYYDAGKYSDAARVLQQAAQGYQATGDILNQAQALRLLSLVTQQLGEWDKAQAAIDSSLSLLETVSRGGEGVLAKVLNTQGRLQLVQGNAEAALNTWQNAEALYAQANDRVGVLGSQINQAQAMQSLGLYRRAKKLLTQVRQTLLAQPDSPLKAIGLHNLGNVFRQAGDLEQSKQTLTESWKVAQLIKSPESQSQVLLSLGNTERALATRAKDLNNNKASKQHIQEAITHYQQAAATTTSPITKIQAQLNQLSLLIETDQEKSVQALLPQIQTLLTKLPSSRASVYAHVNFAQSLIKIRNRKLRTQITKPIPKPIPNFPDIAQLLNTAIEQGKTLEDKRAESYALGSLGNWFEQTKDWSNAITFTKSALLIAQGINAPDIAYQWQWQMGRILNAQAEQATTTINRNTEAVTEVIQDAIAYYTQASNTLTNLRSDLVALNPDIQFSFREQVEPVYRQLVDLLLSSPQPSKDNLKQAREAIEALQLAEIDNFFRDACAKPEKVNIDNLDPTGAVIYPIILKDGLAVILKLPEPDNLRYYIHHNISEAQVDEAVKKFRNVLRRRSTSISKVKKESQQIYDWLIRPFEEELDSNPEADQSPIKTLVFVLDGSLRNVPVAALYDGKQYLIERYAVAVTPGLQLVDPKPLPRQQLTALIAGATNAPSFKKEGLGPIDNVAFELTKIREQVNRSQKLENQEFIKENLQNQLTAASFNVVHIATHGQFSSNPEQTFILDWDERIKVKDLDNLLRMSDSSGTTPIELLLLSACQTATGDKRAALGLAGIAIRAGARSTLATLWQVNDASTAEFMNQFYQQLNNPQLTKAEALRNAQLAFLKKKYPNTDYHRPHIWAPFILVGNWL, via the coding sequence ATGAAGCGCCTAATTCAGTTTATTTTAATGACCTTGTTGGGGCTAATCTTAAGCCGTGGTGTACACGCACTACCCTTCTCTGCTGGCCATCAGCACTCAGTGATCAGCACTCAGCCATCAGCACTCAGTGATCAGCACTCAACTATCAGCACTGACCTATTAGCACTCAACAACAGTGAGCAGAACGCAACAGTAAGCAAGACACAACAGCAAGCAGGAAGCACGAAGCACTACCTGCTGCTGGAAAAAGGCAAACAATATTACGATGCTGGCAAGTATTCTGATGCTGCACGAGTATTGCAGCAGGCGGCACAAGGTTATCAAGCCACAGGAGATATCCTGAACCAAGCCCAAGCCCTGCGTTTGCTGTCCTTAGTGACTCAGCAACTTGGGGAATGGGATAAAGCCCAAGCAGCCATTGACTCCAGTTTGTCGTTGCTAGAAACCGTATCCAGGGGAGGTGAGGGAGTATTGGCTAAAGTGTTGAACACTCAAGGGCGTTTGCAATTGGTACAGGGAAATGCTGAAGCTGCCCTGAACACCTGGCAAAATGCTGAAGCACTGTATGCTCAAGCCAATGATCGGGTTGGTGTGCTTGGTAGCCAGATTAATCAAGCCCAAGCGATGCAATCTTTGGGACTTTACCGTCGAGCCAAGAAGCTATTGACTCAGGTAAGACAAACCCTGCTGGCACAACCGGATTCTCCTCTAAAAGCGATTGGCTTACACAATCTTGGTAATGTGTTTCGACAAGCAGGGGATTTAGAGCAATCTAAACAGACCTTAACCGAAAGTTGGAAAGTCGCACAACTAATAAAATCTCCAGAATCCCAGAGTCAAGTTTTACTGAGTTTAGGTAATACTGAGCGAGCCTTAGCCACAAGAGCAAAAGACTTGAATAATAACAAAGCATCCAAGCAGCATATCCAAGAGGCGATAACTCACTATCAACAAGCAGCAGCAACCACCACCTCACCCATTACCAAAATTCAAGCACAATTGAATCAGCTAAGTTTACTCATCGAGACAGACCAGGAGAAATCTGTTCAAGCGTTGTTGCCACAAATCCAGACATTGCTAACTAAATTACCATCCAGTAGAGCATCAGTTTACGCCCACGTAAATTTCGCTCAAAGTCTGATCAAGATCAGAAATCGAAAATTGCGAACGCAAATTACCAAACCAATTCCCAAACCAATTCCCAATTTCCCAGACATTGCTCAACTACTCAACACTGCCATTGAGCAAGGGAAAACCCTAGAAGACAAACGAGCAGAATCCTATGCCCTGGGCAGCCTTGGTAACTGGTTTGAACAAACCAAAGATTGGTCAAATGCCATAACCTTTACCAAGTCAGCGCTTCTGATTGCCCAAGGGATTAATGCACCGGATATTGCTTATCAGTGGCAGTGGCAAATGGGACGTATATTGAACGCTCAAGCCGAACAAGCCACTACCACCATAAATCGCAATACCGAAGCAGTAACGGAAGTAATCCAGGATGCGATCGCTTATTATACCCAAGCCTCTAATACCTTAACGAATTTACGCAGTGATTTAGTTGCTCTCAATCCAGACATCCAGTTTTCCTTCCGAGAACAAGTAGAACCGGTCTATCGACAGTTAGTTGATTTACTGTTGAGTTCTCCTCAACCGAGTAAGGATAATCTCAAGCAGGCCCGTGAGGCTATTGAAGCACTCCAGCTTGCTGAAATCGACAACTTCTTTCGAGACGCCTGCGCCAAGCCAGAAAAGGTTAACATTGACAATTTAGACCCTACAGGAGCCGTCATTTACCCGATTATCTTAAAAGACGGCTTAGCGGTAATCCTCAAATTGCCTGAACCAGATAACTTGCGTTACTATATCCATCATAACATATCAGAAGCTCAAGTAGATGAAGCAGTCAAAAAGTTCAGGAATGTCCTAAGAAGACGTAGCACTAGTATTAGCAAAGTCAAAAAAGAATCCCAACAAATTTATGACTGGCTCATCAGACCCTTTGAAGAAGAACTAGACAGTAACCCTGAGGCAGACCAAAGCCCAATAAAAACCTTAGTATTTGTCCTAGATGGGTCATTACGAAATGTTCCTGTAGCAGCCCTTTATGATGGCAAACAGTATTTAATAGAACGGTATGCTGTAGCTGTGACCCCTGGCTTACAGCTAGTGGACCCCAAACCATTGCCACGGCAACAGCTAACAGCCCTAATTGCTGGAGCTACTAACGCTCCCAGCTTTAAAAAAGAAGGTTTAGGACCAATCGATAACGTAGCATTCGAGTTAACAAAAATTCGGGAACAGGTAAACCGTAGTCAGAAACTGGAAAATCAGGAATTTATCAAAGAAAACCTGCAAAATCAACTAACAGCAGCGTCTTTCAATGTTGTTCATATTGCTACTCACGGCCAGTTCAGTTCCAATCCAGAGCAAACATTTATCCTAGACTGGGATGAACGCATCAAAGTCAAGGATTTAGATAACTTACTACGGATGAGTGACTCCAGTGGCACCACCCCGATTGAACTGTTGTTGCTGAGTGCTTGTCAGACTGCTACTGGGGACAAACGAGCCGCTTTAGGACTAGCTGGGATAGCGATTAGAGCAGGAGCACGCAGTACCCTAGCCACCTTGTGGCAAGTTAATGATGCCTCTACAGCGGAATTTATGAATCAGTTCTACCAACAGTTAAATAATCCACAGTTGACTAAAGCGGAAGCCCTGCGAAATGCTCAATTAGCGTTTCTGAAGAAGAAATATCCCAACACAGACTACCATCGTCCTCATATTTGGGCACCATTTATTTTGGTTGGGAATTGGCTGTAA
- a CDS encoding S8 family serine peptidase yields MAYLLIKVSAAGNSGGFSPANPASYAMEYGFSVEAIKSDRTIAHFSNGAGDDSNMYDLVAPGVDIFSTLPDHTYASWI; encoded by the coding sequence TTGGCTTACTTGCTGATTAAGGTTAGTGCCGCTGGCAATAGTGGAGGGTTTTCCCCTGCTAATCCTGCTAGTTATGCCATGGAATACGGTTTCTCAGTAGAAGCCATAAAAAGCGATCGCACAATTGCTCACTTCTCCAATGGCGCTGGTGATGACAGCAACATGTACGACCTTGTTGCACCAGGGGTTGACATCTTTTCGACCTTACCTGATCATACCTATGCCAGCTGGATTTGA
- a CDS encoding calcium-binding protein, whose amino-acid sequence MVVRFGGPGNDTLNGGGGNDILNGLGGNDILNGLGGNDTLNGGFGNDILNGGAGTDTTNGSFGNDTIIDDDDVNFDIHNGGSGIDTIDYSNVTFGSRRVTINLATETTSVFRGNTETIRNFENVEGSQRGETIIGTTGANRLNSNGGNDIINGGGGNDTLNGGAGNDTLNGGFGNDIMNGGRENDLLNGGSGNDLLNGGFGNDTLNGDRGNDILNGSLGNDILNGSFGNDTLNGGRGNDILTGSFGNDRLNGNSGSDILNGGRGNDSLIGGSNNDNLVGAGGNDSLVGGLGSDTLNGTNSILDGVGEIDILDPGDFFARDLIILGTGGSIYYNGAGVDYAVIDNFDRFSSFGETDSDKIQISGSLSNYRLSSFTGTRAGVSITNGTRISLGTEDIAFVDSSGLLTANDFISV is encoded by the coding sequence ATGGTAGTGAGATTCGGCGGTCCTGGCAACGATACACTCAATGGTGGAGGTGGAAACGACATTCTGAATGGACTTGGCGGCAACGACATTCTGAATGGACTTGGCGGCAACGACACACTCAATGGTGGTTTTGGCAACGACATACTTAATGGTGGAGCTGGAACCGACACCACTAATGGTAGTTTTGGTAATGATACCATAATTGACGACGATGATGTTAATTTCGACATCCACAATGGCGGTTCAGGAATCGACACTATTGATTATTCCAATGTCACATTTGGCTCCCGTCGGGTCACCATCAACCTGGCAACTGAGACCACCTCGGTTTTTCGAGGTAATACCGAAACGATTCGCAATTTTGAGAACGTCGAGGGCTCTCAGAGGGGTGAGACAATCATCGGTACCACCGGCGCAAACCGGCTCAACAGTAATGGTGGCAATGACATCATCAATGGTGGAGGTGGAAACGATACTCTGAATGGAGGTGCCGGGAATGACACACTCAATGGTGGTTTTGGAAACGATATTATGAATGGAGGTCGCGAGAATGACTTACTCAACGGTGGTTCTGGCAATGACTTACTCAACGGTGGTTTCGGAAACGATACTCTGAATGGAGATCGCGGGAATGACATACTCAACGGTAGTCTTGGGAATGACATACTCAACGGTAGTTTTGGGAACGATACTCTGAATGGAGGTCGCGGGAATGACATACTCACCGGTAGTTTTGGGAATGACAGACTCAACGGTAATTCCGGAAGCGATATTCTGAATGGAGGTCGCGGGAATGATAGCCTCATCGGTGGTTCTAACAATGATAACCTCGTTGGCGCAGGTGGTAACGATAGCCTAGTTGGAGGTTTGGGCTCAGATACCCTTAACGGTACTAACAGTATTCTAGACGGTGTTGGTGAAATTGATATCCTTGATCCTGGTGATTTCTTTGCCAGGGATCTGATTATCCTGGGCACCGGTGGCTCGATCTATTACAACGGTGCTGGTGTAGATTACGCTGTCATTGACAATTTCGACAGATTTAGTTCCTTCGGCGAAACTGACTCTGACAAGATCCAGATTTCCGGGTCATTGTCCAATTACAGGTTAAGCTCATTCACAGGTACAAGAGCTGGTGTTTCTATTACCAACGGTACTCGCATTAGCTTAGGTACAGAAGACATTGCTTTTGTCGATTCTAGTGGTTTACTGACCGCTAATGACTTTATCTCAGTCTAG
- a CDS encoding DUF1822 family protein yields MVTLLMVTLPEAAHQLAEQRCQQQSNLEKAEQVYLNTLAVYAVNQYLQGLGFETDLDSSDSQNSIMQTFLDVADLVVKNYGKLECKPVSPDAEFVYIPEEVWQDRIGYIAVQLNDSLTEAKLLGFVENVATNELPLSQLQPMADFPGYLQNLPRKSTDSREVAC; encoded by the coding sequence ATGGTCACACTACTTATGGTCACACTACCAGAAGCAGCCCATCAGCTAGCAGAACAGCGTTGCCAACAGCAATCTAATCTGGAAAAAGCCGAACAGGTTTATCTCAATACCTTGGCGGTGTATGCAGTGAATCAGTACTTACAGGGTCTAGGATTTGAAACTGATTTAGACTCTAGTGATAGCCAGAATTCCATCATGCAGACATTCCTAGATGTGGCTGATTTAGTGGTTAAAAATTATGGCAAGCTCGAATGTAAACCAGTCTCACCAGATGCCGAGTTTGTTTACATCCCAGAAGAGGTTTGGCAAGACAGAATTGGTTATATAGCGGTGCAACTGAATGACTCCTTGACAGAAGCTAAACTGCTGGGATTTGTCGAAAATGTGGCAACTAATGAGTTACCGTTAAGTCAGTTGCAGCCGATGGCAGATTTTCCAGGATACCTTCAGAATTTACCCAGAAAATCAACCGATAGTCGAGAGGTTGCATGTTGA
- a CDS encoding CHASE2 domain-containing protein, which yields MGKLVVLSLDGDSQQQGFQVRLEIGEEGSRATLEMTGYLPAASELTTYLQDHWREKYRSLGSPARIQPGKVIYGGSINQKLKECGDSAHELGNRLKRWLDSEQFRPIDKRLREELNPEETIRVLIRTENTQLQKLPWHLWDFFERYPKAEVALSGTQFKRLHQLPVSTGKSKVRILAILGHSADIDIKADRQLLENLPNTETVFLVEPKYHEINDQLWEQAWDIIFFAGHSETEGETGRIYINPTDSLTIDELWYALKKAVAQGLKLAIFNSCDGLGLARKLHDLQIPQMIVMRELVPDQVAQNFLKYFLNGFANGKSLYLATREARERLQGLERQFPCASWLPVIYQNLAQEPPAWKDLWQESETESETRSETRSETRSETRSETRKPKWPSFQRVLLSSIVVTSLVMGVRSLGLLQPWELQGFDQLMRLRPHEGPDQRLLLVTITEEDVQSQPDHERGAASLSDRSLAKLLAKLEQYQPRVIGLDIYRENPVGQEYQDLATWMKTSDQFYAICQYGDPGVPPPPEVPDVRQGFNNVLLDPDRIIRRHLLAVGSLSTCQSYYSFNVQLARRYLADEGIELEVTENYLKLGTTVFKTLEKDSGGYHNLNSRGHQILLNYRASGQIAQKVSLAEVLRDDFNADLVRNRIVLIGTIAPSFNDIFWRTPYSGGQWSVETMSGIEIQAQMISHILSAVLDNRPLIWWWSEPGEALWIWCWAVVGGMVAGNFNLLRSVLLGTGTAVVVLYGSCWVLLIVTGGWVPLIPATIALVATSASVVVYSPSLSLGNFWQTPEATD from the coding sequence ATGGGAAAGTTAGTTGTCCTGAGTCTAGATGGTGATTCCCAGCAGCAGGGGTTCCAGGTACGCTTAGAAATTGGTGAAGAAGGGTCACGCGCAACCCTGGAAATGACCGGTTACTTACCTGCAGCTTCAGAACTCACTACTTACTTACAAGACCATTGGCGCGAAAAATATCGGAGCCTAGGTTCACCCGCGAGAATCCAGCCCGGAAAAGTTATCTATGGTGGTTCCATTAACCAAAAGCTCAAGGAATGTGGGGATTCAGCCCATGAGTTAGGTAATAGACTGAAACGATGGCTGGATTCTGAACAGTTTCGTCCCATTGATAAGCGATTACGGGAAGAGTTAAACCCAGAGGAAACCATTCGGGTGCTGATTCGCACGGAAAATACCCAGTTACAAAAGCTGCCTTGGCATCTGTGGGATTTTTTTGAGCGTTACCCCAAGGCTGAAGTTGCTCTGAGTGGAACACAGTTTAAACGACTCCATCAACTCCCTGTATCTACCGGGAAATCTAAAGTGAGAATTTTAGCAATTTTAGGTCATAGTGCTGATATTGATATTAAGGCAGATCGACAACTGCTGGAGAATTTACCTAATACAGAAACCGTCTTTTTAGTAGAGCCCAAATATCACGAAATCAATGACCAGTTATGGGAGCAAGCTTGGGATATTATCTTTTTCGCAGGACATAGTGAGACAGAGGGGGAAACGGGTCGAATTTATATTAATCCCACCGATAGCTTAACCATTGATGAACTGTGGTATGCCCTCAAAAAAGCTGTGGCCCAGGGCTTAAAACTGGCAATTTTTAATTCTTGTGATGGGTTGGGATTGGCACGGAAACTCCATGATTTACAAATTCCCCAAATGATTGTAATGCGGGAGTTAGTGCCAGATCAGGTCGCTCAAAACTTTTTGAAGTATTTTTTGAACGGGTTTGCTAATGGTAAGTCTTTATATCTGGCAACGCGGGAAGCACGGGAGCGATTGCAGGGGTTGGAGCGTCAGTTTCCCTGCGCCAGTTGGTTACCAGTAATTTACCAGAATCTAGCACAAGAACCACCAGCTTGGAAAGATTTGTGGCAAGAGTCAGAAACAGAATCAGAAACACGATCAGAAACACGATCAGAAACACGATCAGAAACACGATCAGAAACACGGAAACCCAAGTGGCCTAGTTTCCAGAGAGTGCTGCTATCTAGCATAGTGGTCACTAGCTTGGTAATGGGAGTGCGATCGCTTGGCCTATTGCAGCCCTGGGAACTGCAAGGGTTTGACCAGTTGATGCGGCTGCGACCCCATGAAGGACCAGATCAGCGACTGTTATTAGTCACAATCACTGAAGAGGATGTGCAGTCCCAACCTGATCACGAAAGAGGAGCCGCCTCCTTATCCGATCGTTCCTTGGCAAAACTACTGGCAAAGCTGGAGCAGTATCAACCGAGAGTCATTGGTTTAGATATTTATCGGGAGAATCCTGTGGGACAGGAATACCAGGATTTAGCGACTTGGATGAAAACTAGTGATCAATTTTATGCCATCTGCCAATACGGTGACCCCGGAGTTCCCCCACCTCCAGAAGTGCCAGATGTTCGCCAAGGCTTTAATAATGTTTTACTTGACCCCGATCGCATTATCCGTCGCCATCTGTTGGCTGTAGGGTCACTATCTACTTGTCAAAGCTACTACTCATTTAATGTCCAGTTGGCAAGACGTTATCTGGCTGATGAAGGAATCGAGTTGGAGGTGACAGAAAATTACTTAAAGCTTGGCACTACAGTTTTTAAGACCCTAGAAAAAGATTCTGGTGGATATCACAATCTAAATTCCCGTGGTCACCAAATATTACTGAATTATCGAGCTTCCGGTCAAATTGCTCAGAAAGTTTCCCTTGCAGAGGTTCTCAGGGATGACTTCAATGCCGACTTAGTCAGGAATCGCATTGTCCTCATCGGTACCATTGCGCCCAGTTTTAATGATATTTTTTGGCGCACACCCTACAGTGGTGGTCAGTGGTCTGTTGAGACCATGAGTGGGATAGAAATTCAGGCGCAGATGATCAGTCACATCCTGAGTGCAGTGCTGGATAATCGACCGTTGATTTGGTGGTGGTCTGAGCCTGGTGAAGCCCTGTGGATTTGGTGCTGGGCTGTGGTGGGCGGTATGGTTGCTGGAAACTTTAACCTGCTGCGTTCCGTCCTGTTGGGTACTGGAACTGCTGTGGTTGTTTTATATGGAAGTTGCTGGGTTTTGCTGATAGTAACAGGTGGTTGGGTGCCATTAATTCCCGCTACTATAGCATTGGTGGCTACTAGTGCTAGTGTGGTTGTTTACTCTCCTAGTTTAAGCCTTGGTAATTTCTGGCAAACACCGGAAGCTACCGACTAG